Proteins encoded by one window of Halomonas sp. Bachu 37:
- a CDS encoding anion permease, with amino-acid sequence MTSRLKLLAPLIVALCVALFPTPAGLDPHAWYFFAIFLGVVVGLIFEPLPGAVIGLIGVAVAALLAPWVLFSPEQLAVPGFNSASSAFTWAVSGFTNSVVWLIFGAFMFALGYEKTGLGRRIALWLVKTMGRRTLTLGYAVMLADLVLAPFTPSNTARSGGTIYPVVRNLPDLYDSHPNDPSMKRMGSFLMWTAIVSTCITSSLFLTALAPNLLAVALTESATSIRIGWGEWFIAVAPVGILLLLLAPLLCYWLCPPEVKSGSAVSDWAAEELKKLGGLTRNEVILLCLVLIALALWIFAGDMISSSLVGILVICVMLILGILNWDDILSNKAAWNTFFWFATLVALAGGLNQVGFVGWFGNMVGGRISHFDPLVAMIALTAIFYLLHYFFASVTAHTTALLPVMLAAASGIPGIDMHMFVLMLLPTLGIMGILTPYGTGPSPVYYGSGYLPGPLWWRLGAIFGLLFLVAWLAIGVPWLALIL; translated from the coding sequence ATGACCTCCCGACTTAAATTGCTTGCGCCGTTGATCGTCGCCCTCTGTGTGGCGCTCTTTCCCACGCCAGCGGGTCTCGACCCTCATGCCTGGTATTTCTTTGCCATCTTCCTGGGTGTCGTCGTCGGCTTGATCTTTGAACCTCTGCCGGGGGCGGTAATCGGCCTGATCGGTGTCGCCGTCGCTGCACTGCTGGCTCCATGGGTGCTTTTCTCCCCGGAGCAACTGGCTGTGCCCGGATTCAATTCAGCCTCCAGCGCCTTTACCTGGGCGGTATCGGGTTTCACCAATTCGGTGGTGTGGTTGATCTTCGGCGCCTTCATGTTTGCCCTGGGGTACGAAAAGACCGGACTGGGCCGGCGCATTGCCCTGTGGCTGGTCAAGACGATGGGGCGGCGGACGCTGACCCTGGGGTATGCGGTAATGCTCGCCGACCTGGTGCTGGCACCGTTTACGCCATCCAATACCGCGCGTAGCGGCGGCACCATCTATCCGGTGGTGCGCAACCTGCCCGATCTCTACGACTCGCACCCGAACGACCCCAGCATGAAGCGCATGGGGAGCTTCCTGATGTGGACGGCGATCGTCTCGACCTGCATCACCAGTTCGCTTTTCCTGACCGCGCTGGCGCCCAATCTGCTGGCCGTCGCCTTGACCGAAAGCGCGACGAGTATCCGCATCGGCTGGGGCGAGTGGTTCATAGCGGTGGCACCAGTGGGCATACTGCTGCTCTTGCTGGCGCCACTGTTGTGCTACTGGCTGTGTCCGCCGGAAGTCAAATCGGGAAGTGCGGTATCCGACTGGGCAGCCGAGGAGCTCAAGAAACTCGGCGGCCTGACCCGTAACGAAGTCATTCTGCTGTGCCTGGTGCTCATCGCGCTGGCCTTGTGGATATTCGCTGGCGACATGATCTCCTCGTCGTTGGTGGGGATACTCGTCATCTGTGTCATGCTGATTCTGGGAATTCTCAACTGGGACGACATTCTTTCCAACAAGGCGGCATGGAACACTTTCTTCTGGTTCGCGACGCTGGTCGCCCTGGCCGGCGGGCTCAACCAGGTCGGTTTCGTGGGGTGGTTCGGCAATATGGTCGGTGGCCGTATCAGCCACTTCGACCCGCTGGTGGCGATGATAGCGCTGACGGCCATCTTCTATCTGCTGCACTACTTCTTTGCCAGTGTCACTGCCCACACCACTGCGCTACTGCCGGTCATGTTGGCGGCGGCATCCGGTATTCCCGGTATCGACATGCACATGTTCGTACTGATGCTGCTACCGACACTGGGGATCATGGGGATTCTTACGCCGTACGGTACAGGGCCGAGTCCCGTCTACTACGGCAGTGGTTATTTACCCGGCCCGCTATGGTGGCGGCTCGGGGCGATCTTCGGCTTGCTGTTCCTGGTCGCCTGGCTTGCCATCGGGGTTCCCTGGCTGGCTCTGATTCTATAA
- the ubiT gene encoding ubiquinone anaerobic biosynthesis accessory factor UbiT, which produces MLTALPLPPPPAALLRRIDAQVPLTFKRRLLLPLLNRVFAEPLAEGEFDALEDRRVSLMVEDLGIRLTLTLQDAQFQFTAQPGEATIRGGWREFLCLATRREDPDGLFFQRRLSIEGDTELGLQVKNLLDAQEADLTQGLPGQLLLKLDAWAQQRQR; this is translated from the coding sequence ATGCTTACCGCCTTGCCTTTACCCCCACCGCCGGCCGCCTTGCTGCGTAGAATCGATGCGCAAGTCCCGTTGACGTTCAAGCGCCGCCTGCTACTGCCGTTGCTCAACCGTGTATTTGCCGAACCCTTGGCGGAAGGGGAGTTCGATGCCCTTGAGGACCGGCGTGTCTCGCTGATGGTGGAGGATCTGGGAATTCGTCTGACGCTCACGTTGCAAGATGCGCAATTCCAGTTCACCGCCCAGCCAGGAGAGGCCACGATTCGGGGCGGATGGCGCGAGTTCCTGTGTCTGGCGACACGCCGGGAGGACCCGGACGGCCTGTTTTTCCAGCGCCGCCTGTCGATCGAGGGCGATACGGAGTTGGGTTTGCAGGTGAAGAATCTGCTGGACGCACAAGAAGCGGATCTCACCCAGGGCCTGCCCGGCCAGTTGTTGCTCAAGCTGGATGCCTGGGCACAGCAGCGCCAACGATAG
- the glp gene encoding gephyrin-like molybdotransferase Glp, producing the protein MQHICDQTARGMLDIFEARRRMTAAARALQEFEIVPLEAALGRVLGEAVSAEHDSPGVDNSAMDGYALRLADMTPAGLPVVQRIPAGADVTALPPGGAARIFTGAPLPQGADCVVAQEQAWLDEKERLHLDAELAKGANIRRRGEEIRRGEPLLPAGKVLTPAVTALLAAQGIAQVCVTRRLKVALFSTGDELIEPGEPCRPGQVYNSNAAMLQALLAEQHCEVVAREKLVDNPDAVDDAFARAREQADLVVCSGGVSVGEEDHVRGAIERQGGIVFHGVAMKPGKPFAFGWLGESLERGTALIGLPGNPVGALVGWQLLALPFVHGCQGRIPDELMHFSVESGFETKANKARRELLRVRLDWSQGKPVAYPTGGQGSHMLGAAAAADGYLLMEVEEPIKKGHGYEYIPLSQFSS; encoded by the coding sequence ATGCAACATATCTGTGACCAGACCGCGCGGGGCATGCTGGATATTTTCGAGGCTCGCCGTCGCATGACTGCGGCGGCCAGGGCGCTCCAGGAATTCGAGATCGTGCCACTGGAAGCGGCTCTGGGGCGAGTCCTGGGCGAAGCGGTAAGCGCCGAGCACGACTCGCCCGGGGTGGATAACAGCGCCATGGACGGTTATGCCCTGCGCCTGGCCGACATGACCCCGGCGGGGCTGCCGGTAGTGCAGCGCATTCCTGCAGGCGCTGACGTGACCGCCTTGCCGCCGGGCGGGGCGGCGCGCATTTTCACCGGCGCTCCGTTACCCCAAGGGGCGGACTGTGTCGTTGCCCAGGAACAGGCATGGCTGGATGAGAAAGAACGGCTGCATCTCGACGCGGAACTGGCCAAGGGCGCCAATATTCGCCGCCGGGGAGAAGAGATCCGCCGGGGAGAGCCGTTATTGCCTGCGGGTAAAGTGCTCACACCTGCGGTCACCGCACTTCTTGCCGCGCAAGGTATCGCTCAAGTATGCGTGACCCGGCGCTTGAAGGTGGCGCTGTTTTCGACCGGCGACGAGCTGATCGAGCCGGGTGAGCCGTGTCGTCCTGGGCAGGTCTACAACAGTAACGCCGCAATGCTGCAGGCGCTTCTCGCCGAGCAGCACTGCGAGGTGGTCGCTCGAGAGAAGCTGGTCGATAACCCTGATGCCGTGGATGACGCTTTCGCCCGGGCGCGTGAACAAGCCGATCTGGTGGTATGCAGCGGCGGGGTTTCGGTGGGTGAAGAGGACCATGTACGCGGTGCCATCGAGCGACAGGGCGGTATCGTCTTCCATGGCGTGGCGATGAAACCCGGCAAGCCCTTTGCGTTCGGCTGGCTGGGGGAGTCGCTGGAACGCGGCACCGCGCTGATCGGCCTGCCCGGGAATCCGGTGGGGGCGCTGGTGGGGTGGCAACTGCTCGCCCTGCCTTTCGTCCATGGCTGCCAGGGGCGTATTCCCGACGAGCTGATGCATTTCAGCGTGGAGTCAGGGTTCGAGACGAAGGCCAACAAGGCGCGCCGTGAACTATTGCGGGTGCGCCTGGACTGGTCGCAAGGCAAGCCGGTGGCGTACCCGACCGGAGGGCAGGGGTCGCATATGCTAGGCGCGGCGGCAGCAGCGGATGGCTATTTGCTGATGGAGGTTGAAGAACCGATAAAGAAAGGCCATGGTTATGAGTACATTCCTCTTAGCCAGTTCTCATCATGA
- the moaA gene encoding GTP 3',8-cyclase MoaA yields MKLVDGFGRTIRYVRLSVTDRCDFRCVYCMAEDMTFLPRAQVLTLEEIATLSQAFIDLGVEKIRLTGGEPLVRSGIGSLVEQIGQMDGLRDFAMTTNGAGLDKHAQRLRDGGLQRLNISLDTLVPERFRRLTRTGELEKVLTGIRAAQSAGFERIKLNAVILQGRNDDEVLDLVEFARREHLDISFIEEMPLGQDIEHNRAETFCSSDTVREIVESRHALLPTTESTLGPSRYYRMNDSDTRIGFISPHSHNFCDACNRVRVTVEGRLLLCLGNEHSVDLRAVMRRHPGDQGRLQQAIIDAMALKPERHHFTTDGEEQVVRFMNMTGG; encoded by the coding sequence ATGAAACTTGTCGATGGTTTCGGCCGTACGATTCGCTATGTTCGGCTATCGGTCACCGACCGCTGCGATTTTCGCTGTGTGTACTGCATGGCGGAGGACATGACCTTTCTGCCGCGGGCGCAAGTACTGACGCTGGAAGAGATCGCAACCTTGTCGCAGGCGTTCATCGATCTGGGGGTCGAAAAGATACGCCTTACCGGAGGCGAACCGCTGGTGCGCAGCGGCATTGGCAGCCTGGTCGAACAGATCGGCCAGATGGATGGGCTGCGCGATTTCGCCATGACCACCAACGGCGCGGGGCTGGACAAGCACGCCCAACGCCTGCGCGATGGCGGCCTGCAGCGTCTCAATATCAGTCTCGATACACTGGTGCCGGAGCGATTCCGCCGCCTGACTCGTACTGGCGAGCTGGAAAAGGTGCTGACTGGAATACGCGCCGCCCAGTCAGCCGGGTTCGAACGCATCAAGTTGAATGCGGTCATTCTCCAGGGGCGCAACGACGATGAGGTGCTGGATCTGGTCGAATTCGCCCGCCGCGAACACCTCGATATCAGTTTCATCGAGGAGATGCCCCTGGGCCAGGATATCGAGCACAATCGCGCCGAAACGTTCTGTTCCAGCGATACGGTGCGCGAGATCGTGGAGTCGCGTCATGCGCTGCTGCCTACCACGGAAAGCACACTAGGCCCGTCGCGCTATTATCGAATGAACGATAGCGACACGCGCATCGGCTTCATTTCGCCGCATAGCCACAATTTTTGCGATGCCTGCAATCGCGTGCGAGTGACGGTGGAAGGTCGTTTGCTGCTGTGCCTGGGAAATGAACACTCCGTCGACCTGCGTGCGGTGATGCGCCGCCACCCCGGCGATCAGGGGCGTCTGCAACAGGCCATCATCGATGCCATGGCA